In one window of Denticeps clupeoides chromosome 2, fDenClu1.1, whole genome shotgun sequence DNA:
- the elovl2 gene encoding very long chain fatty acid elongase 2, with the protein MDYLDAFDRHLNSFVDRIFGERDPRVRGWFLLDSYLPTCLLTAVYLFLVYVGPKYMKNRPAYSLKNVLLAYNFCVTMLSFYMLVELISSTLAAGYRLQCQALFEAGDGDVRVAKVLWWYYFSKLIEFLDTIFFVLRKKNSQITFLHVYHHASMFNIWWCVLNWIPCGQSFFGPTLNSFIHVLMYSYYGLSTIPSMHKYLWWKRYLTQAQLVQFVLTITHTLSAAVLPCGFPMGCLLFQTSYMMTLVILFVNFYIQTYRKRQPKGKEKSTLAENGHSVAINGSGLKPKVQ; encoded by the exons ATG GACTATCTCGACGCATTCGACagacatttaaattcatttgtgGACCGAATATTTGGAGAGAGAG ATCCAAGAGTAAGAGGATGGTTCCTGCTAGACTCTTATTTACCTACGTGCCTCCTCACAGCTGTCTACCTCTTCCTAGTATATGTTGGaccaaaatacatgaaaaacagGCCAGCGTATtctttgaaaaatgtattattagcATACAACTTCTGTGTCACTATGCTGTCCTTCTACATGCTTGTCGAG ctAATCTCGTCCACCTTGGCAGCAGGTTACAGGTTGCAGTGCCAGGCGCTGTTTGAGGCTGGGGATGGTGATGTCCGA GTAGCAAAGGTTCTGTGGTGGTACTATTTCTCCAAACTCATTGAATTTCTAGACACCATATTTTTTGTACTGAGGAAAAAGAACAGCCAGATTACTTTCCTGCATGTGTACCACCATGCATCCATGTTCAACATATGGTGGTGTGTGCTTAACTGGATCCCCTGTGGTCAGA GTTTCTTTGGGCCGACCTTGAACAGTTTCATCCATGTCCTCATGTACTCCTACTACGGCCTGTCCACAATCCCCTCCATGCACAAGTACCTGTGGTGGAAACGCTACCTCACTCAGGCTCAGCTG GTTCAGTTTGTACTGACTATTACTCACACGCTTAGCGCCGCGGTTCTGCCCTGTGGCTTCCCGATGGGCTGCCTCCTCTTCCAGACCAGCTACATGATGACCCTCGTCATCCTTTTTGTCAATTTCTATATTCAG ACGTACCGGAAAAGGCAGCCGAAGGGCAAGGAGAAATCCACGTTAGCTGAGAACGGCCATTCTGTTGCCATCAATGGTTCTGGGCTCAAACCAAAAGTTCAATAA